The Paenibacillus sp. RUD330 genome has a segment encoding these proteins:
- a CDS encoding YdeI family protein, which translates to MTTNPKVDGFIRKSKKWKAEYEKLRTIVLDCGLTEDFKWMHPCYTFENKNIVIIHGFKDYCALLFHKGALLKDAHGILIQQTENVQAARQIRFANLQEIVDKETILKAYINQAIEVEKAGLEVEFKKNTEYVISEEFQTKLDEMPALKAAFEALTPGRQRAYLLYFSAPKQSKTRASRVEKYTQAILEGKGLND; encoded by the coding sequence ATGACAACGAATCCAAAGGTAGATGGATTTATTCGGAAATCGAAAAAGTGGAAGGCTGAATACGAGAAGCTGAGAACGATCGTTCTTGACTGCGGGCTGACCGAAGACTTCAAATGGATGCATCCTTGTTATACGTTCGAGAACAAAAACATCGTGATCATCCACGGATTCAAAGACTATTGCGCGCTCCTGTTCCACAAGGGCGCCTTGTTGAAGGATGCCCATGGCATTCTCATCCAGCAAACGGAAAATGTACAGGCGGCGCGCCAGATCCGGTTCGCCAATCTCCAAGAGATCGTTGATAAGGAAACGATCTTGAAAGCCTATATCAATCAAGCCATTGAAGTGGAAAAAGCCGGTTTGGAAGTGGAATTTAAAAAGAATACCGAATACGTCATTTCGGAAGAATTTCAAACGAAACTCGATGAGATGCCTGCCTTGAAGGCTGCTTTTGAAGCCTTGACGCCCGGAAGGCAGAGAGCTTACCTTCTTTATTTTTCGGCCCCCAAGCAATCCAAAACTCGAGCGTCGAGGGTGGAGAAATATACGCAGGCCATTCTCGAGGGCAAGGGATTGAATGATTAG
- a CDS encoding beta-galactosidase: protein MINSKLPKIWYGGDYNPEQWDGDTWTEDHRMFKLAGIDVATINVFSWALDQPDEHTYDFAWLDEQFALLHGQGIGICLATGTGAHPAWMAKRHPEVLRVDWEGRKRRFGGRHNSCPNSPVYRRFSTALAGKLAERYGRHPALLVWHISNEYGGYCYCGNCAAAFRGWLRQRYGSLQELNRVWNTRFWGHTFYDWEEIVPPNALSEEWGGSRTNFQGISLDYRRFQSDSLLECFKLERDAVKALTPDIQVTTNLMGFYPELDYFKWGKEMDIVSWDNYPSIDTPPSFTAMAHDLMRGLRGGQPFMLMEQTPSQQNWQAYNSLKRPGVMRLWSWQAVARGADTVMFFQLRRSVGACEKYHGAVIEHSGHEHTRVFREVAELGRELRQLGDTLLDARADSKVGIVFDWENRWATELSSGPTVALNYAQEVHKYYDALYSQHIQADIIGVEEDFSRYELVIAPVMYMVKPGFADKAEAFAAAGGAFVTTFFSGIVDQHDLVRTGGYPGELRRLLGIWSEEIDALLPEQRNVIVMTASGELAGGSDAPGGSGRSGGPGAVPGMRSEYECGLLCDLIHSEGAEVKAVYGDDFYRGMPALTVNRFGEGEAWYVASSPEPAFLRDFLGSLCSGRGIEALVEEASAELEAAVRVKDGKRYLFLLNHGAEEGWASLPAGGGVDLLTGATVGGRVSVPGRGVRIVQSGRIS from the coding sequence ATGATAAATTCGAAGCTGCCCAAGATTTGGTATGGAGGCGATTACAATCCCGAGCAGTGGGACGGGGACACCTGGACGGAGGATCACCGGATGTTCAAGCTGGCGGGCATCGACGTCGCCACGATCAACGTGTTCTCCTGGGCTCTCGATCAACCGGACGAACATACGTACGACTTCGCCTGGCTCGACGAGCAGTTCGCGCTGCTCCACGGGCAAGGCATCGGCATCTGTCTGGCGACCGGCACGGGAGCCCATCCGGCCTGGATGGCGAAGCGCCATCCCGAGGTGCTGCGGGTGGATTGGGAAGGCCGCAAGCGCCGCTTCGGCGGGCGCCACAATTCCTGCCCGAACAGTCCGGTCTACCGCCGCTTCTCTACGGCGCTGGCAGGCAAGCTGGCGGAGCGCTACGGCCGGCATCCGGCTCTGCTCGTCTGGCATATCAGCAACGAATACGGCGGCTACTGCTATTGCGGCAACTGCGCGGCGGCCTTCCGCGGCTGGCTCAGGCAGCGGTACGGCTCGCTGCAGGAGCTGAACCGCGTCTGGAATACCCGCTTCTGGGGCCATACCTTCTACGACTGGGAGGAGATCGTGCCGCCGAACGCGCTCAGCGAGGAATGGGGCGGCAGCCGCACCAACTTCCAGGGCATCTCGCTGGACTATCGCCGCTTCCAGTCGGACAGTCTGCTGGAATGCTTCAAGCTGGAGCGCGATGCCGTCAAGGCGCTGACGCCCGATATCCAGGTGACGACGAACCTGATGGGCTTTTATCCGGAGCTGGATTACTTCAAATGGGGCAAGGAGATGGACATCGTCTCCTGGGACAACTACCCGTCGATCGATACGCCGCCGAGCTTCACGGCGATGGCGCATGATCTCATGCGGGGGCTGCGCGGCGGCCAGCCGTTCATGCTGATGGAGCAGACCCCGAGCCAGCAGAACTGGCAGGCGTACAACTCGCTGAAGCGTCCCGGCGTCATGCGGCTGTGGAGCTGGCAGGCGGTGGCCAGAGGAGCGGACACGGTCATGTTCTTCCAGCTGCGGCGCTCCGTCGGAGCCTGCGAGAAGTACCACGGAGCCGTCATCGAGCATTCCGGTCACGAGCATACGCGGGTATTCCGCGAGGTCGCGGAGCTCGGGCGGGAGCTGCGGCAGCTCGGCGATACGCTGCTGGACGCAAGGGCGGACTCCAAGGTCGGCATCGTCTTCGACTGGGAGAACCGCTGGGCGACGGAGCTGAGCAGCGGTCCGACGGTGGCGCTGAACTATGCGCAGGAAGTCCACAAGTATTACGATGCGCTGTACAGCCAGCATATCCAGGCGGACATCATCGGCGTCGAGGAGGATTTCTCCCGCTACGAGCTCGTCATCGCGCCAGTGATGTACATGGTGAAGCCCGGGTTCGCAGACAAGGCGGAAGCCTTCGCTGCGGCCGGAGGAGCGTTCGTCACGACCTTTTTCAGCGGCATCGTCGACCAGCACGACCTCGTCCGGACCGGCGGTTATCCAGGCGAGCTGCGCAGGCTGCTCGGCATCTGGTCGGAGGAGATCGACGCGCTTCTGCCGGAGCAGCGCAACGTGATCGTCATGACGGCATCCGGAGAGCTCGCGGGCGGGTCGGACGCTCCAGGCGGCAGCGGCCGGAGCGGCGGCCCGGGCGCCGTTCCCGGCATGCGTTCCGAGTATGAGTGCGGCCTGCTCTGCGACTTGATCCACAGCGAAGGAGCGGAGGTGAAGGCGGTCTACGGCGACGACTTCTACCGGGGCATGCCGGCCCTGACCGTGAACAGGTTCGGCGAGGGAGAAGCGTGGTACGTCGCCTCCAGCCCGGAGCCGGCTTTTCTCCGGGACTTCCTCGGAAGCCTGTGCAGCGGGCGCGGCATCGAAGCGCTTGTGGAAGAGGCGTCCGCGGAGCTGGAAGCCGCCGTCCGCGTCAAAGACGGAAAGCGGTACCTGTTCCTGCTCAACCATGGGGCGGAGGAGGGATGGGCGTCGCTTCCGGCAGGCGGGGGCGTCGATCTGCTGACCGGAGCGACCGTCGGCGGCCGTGTCTCCGTACCGGGAAGAGGCGTGCGGATCGTACAATCCGGCCGGATTTCATAA
- a CDS encoding YafY family protein: MKRRIVEKGMRTLAKADNMLSILWLLRSGRKMTAGQLAESLEVHVRTIYRCIDSLCASGVPILADSGPNGGYRILESFSESPLFFDPDEQRALVQASVFAREAGYPYSGDLARALDKLMRYATDEQRSRLNRHADGLEVVHSPTGPLEQEALRELEKAAASGETVIMEYDKGYGKSGASIASSRREFDPYGIVHWKGAWYTVGFCRLRGELRSFRADRIRSIETSSLRFEKPEGFSAKEHLLNSLMPGALEQEQLVDVILEGAPLALGELCRHWLFGHSVAERLPERLHLRLGADSLRTFVPYFLLPYGRSLTIIEPAVLIERMVQASSEAAAHYTDMLKRHSISTKGRLKP, encoded by the coding sequence ATGAAGCGGCGGATCGTCGAGAAGGGAATGAGGACACTGGCCAAAGCGGACAATATGCTCTCGATTTTGTGGCTGCTGCGGTCCGGCCGCAAGATGACCGCCGGACAGCTGGCGGAGTCGCTTGAGGTGCATGTGCGCACGATCTACCGCTGCATCGACTCCCTTTGCGCCAGCGGCGTTCCGATCCTGGCCGATTCCGGTCCGAACGGCGGTTACCGGATTCTGGAGTCGTTCAGCGAGTCGCCGCTGTTCTTCGACCCGGATGAACAGCGCGCGCTCGTCCAAGCCTCCGTATTCGCCCGGGAAGCAGGCTATCCGTACAGCGGCGACCTTGCCCGTGCGCTGGACAAGCTCATGCGGTACGCCACGGACGAACAGCGGAGCCGGCTGAACAGGCACGCAGACGGGCTGGAGGTCGTCCATTCCCCGACCGGCCCGCTGGAGCAGGAGGCTCTCCGGGAGCTGGAGAAGGCTGCCGCCTCGGGCGAGACGGTGATCATGGAGTACGACAAGGGTTACGGAAAATCCGGTGCGAGCATCGCTTCAAGCCGCCGGGAATTCGATCCGTACGGAATCGTCCATTGGAAGGGGGCGTGGTATACGGTTGGATTCTGCAGGCTTCGCGGAGAGCTGCGGAGCTTCCGCGCCGACCGCATCCGAAGCATCGAGACCAGCAGCCTCCGGTTCGAGAAGCCGGAGGGCTTCTCCGCCAAGGAGCATCTGCTGAACAGTCTGATGCCTGGCGCGCTGGAGCAGGAGCAGCTCGTCGACGTCATCCTCGAAGGAGCGCCGCTTGCGCTCGGAGAGCTCTGCCGCCACTGGCTGTTCGGACATTCCGTCGCGGAGCGTCTTCCGGAGCGGCTGCATCTCCGGCTCGGCGCGGACTCCCTCCGAACCTTCGTTCCTTACTTCCTCCTTCCTTACGGACGCTCCCTGACGATCATCGAGCCGGCCGTCCTCATCGAGCGGATGGTGCAGGCAAGCTCGGAAGCGGCTGCCCATTATACGGATATGCTGAAACGACATTCAATATCAACGAAAGGCAGGTTGAAACCATGA
- a CDS encoding putative quinol monooxygenase, with the protein MSKYAMFGKLKAHPGKRAELLDLLLGAAKTLDEMEGCEHYILHEAADDEDLIWITELWQNEEAHAASLRNERVLAVIGQARPLIAAIEPIRVRPVGGVGL; encoded by the coding sequence ATGAGCAAATATGCGATGTTCGGTAAATTGAAAGCCCATCCGGGAAAGCGTGCCGAGCTGCTCGACCTTCTGCTCGGAGCCGCCAAGACCCTCGACGAAATGGAGGGCTGCGAGCACTACATCCTCCACGAAGCGGCCGATGACGAAGACTTGATCTGGATTACCGAGCTGTGGCAGAACGAGGAAGCTCATGCCGCTTCATTGCGCAACGAGCGGGTGCTTGCCGTCATCGGCCAGGCTCGCCCGCTCATCGCCGCGATCGAGCCGATCCGCGTCCGTCCGGTCGGCGGCGTCGGATTATAA
- a CDS encoding amino acid ABC transporter ATP-binding protein: MEKVIEIQHLHKSYGMNEVLKNIGFSVHHGEVVTIIGSSGSGKSTLLRCINLLEIPSGGEILYRGRNILDGSHHIPSYRKKLGMVFQQFNLFENHDVLSNCMVGQIKVLKRSKAEAEQTARKYLKVVGMEAYINARPKQLSGGQKQRVAIARALSMEPDVLLFDEPTSALDPEMVGEVLKVMKELAHSGLTMLIVTHEMDFAREVSDRVVFMDKGVIAEEGTPEEMFGRPKQERTREFLKRTFVQHDRA; this comes from the coding sequence ATGGAAAAAGTCATTGAAATCCAACATCTCCATAAAAGCTATGGCATGAATGAAGTGCTGAAAAACATCGGCTTTTCCGTCCATCATGGCGAAGTGGTCACGATTATCGGCTCCTCGGGCTCGGGGAAGTCGACGCTGCTCCGCTGCATCAACCTTCTGGAGATTCCGAGCGGCGGGGAAATCCTTTATCGGGGCCGGAATATCCTGGATGGCAGCCACCATATTCCCTCCTACCGCAAAAAGCTGGGGATGGTGTTCCAGCAATTCAATCTGTTTGAAAATCATGATGTGCTGAGCAATTGCATGGTCGGCCAGATCAAAGTGTTGAAGCGCTCCAAGGCGGAAGCGGAACAGACGGCTCGGAAATATTTGAAGGTAGTAGGCATGGAGGCATATATCAACGCCAGGCCCAAGCAATTGTCGGGCGGCCAGAAGCAGCGCGTGGCGATCGCCCGAGCGTTGTCCATGGAGCCGGATGTCCTGTTGTTCGATGAGCCTACATCCGCCCTCGATCCCGAGATGGTAGGCGAGGTGCTCAAGGTCATGAAGGAGCTGGCCCATTCCGGCCTGACGATGCTCATCGTCACGCATGAAATGGATTTTGCAAGGGAAGTGTCGGATCGGGTGGTGTTCATGGATAAAGGCGTCATCGCCGAAGAAGGGACGCCGGAGGAAATGTTTGGCCGACCGAAGCAAGAACGCACGAGGGAATTCCTGAAGAGGACATTCGTCCAGCATGATCGGGCTTGA
- a CDS encoding transporter substrate-binding domain-containing protein, with the protein MKMKTKVLGILLLSALLAIAGCGSNGNSGSTSEDTFKVGLEAGYAPFNWTQKDDSNGGFSIAGTSEFAGGYDVEVAKKIADGLGKKLEIVKTEWDGLVPALTSGKIDAIIAGMSPTAERKETIDFSDSYYKSNLVMVVKKGGKYEGATSIQDFNGAKVTAQLNTFHYSVIDQISGVSKQTAMDNFPVMRVALESGMIDGYVSERPEAVSASAANGNLAMVEFKDGFQTSEDDTAIAVGLKKGSEYTAKINDILKGISEEQRTSIMDAAIKNQPAAK; encoded by the coding sequence ATGAAGATGAAGACAAAGGTACTTGGGATCCTGCTGCTATCCGCCCTGCTTGCGATAGCGGGCTGCGGTTCGAATGGAAATTCCGGATCGACGAGTGAAGATACGTTCAAGGTTGGACTGGAAGCGGGGTACGCACCGTTCAACTGGACTCAAAAAGACGATTCCAATGGCGGCTTCAGCATCGCCGGAACTTCTGAATTCGCAGGCGGCTACGACGTGGAAGTCGCGAAGAAGATCGCAGACGGCTTGGGCAAGAAGCTTGAGATTGTGAAGACGGAGTGGGACGGGCTTGTCCCTGCTTTGACTTCGGGCAAGATCGACGCGATCATTGCCGGCATGTCCCCAACCGCAGAGCGCAAGGAGACGATTGATTTCTCCGACAGCTACTACAAGTCCAATTTGGTGATGGTCGTGAAAAAAGGCGGGAAATACGAAGGCGCCACTTCCATCCAGGATTTTAACGGGGCGAAAGTGACGGCTCAACTAAACACCTTCCACTACTCGGTCATTGACCAAATTTCGGGCGTATCCAAGCAGACGGCGATGGACAACTTCCCGGTGATGAGAGTAGCGCTTGAGTCCGGAATGATCGACGGTTACGTTTCGGAGCGCCCGGAGGCGGTGAGCGCTTCCGCAGCCAACGGCAACCTCGCCATGGTCGAATTCAAGGACGGCTTCCAAACCTCGGAGGATGACACGGCGATTGCGGTCGGCCTCAAGAAGGGCAGCGAATACACAGCGAAAATCAACGATATTCTGAAAGGAATTTCGGAAGAGCAGCGCACAAGCATCATGGATGCAGCGATAAAAAATCAGCCTGCAGCCAAATAA
- a CDS encoding amino acid ABC transporter permease — protein MSLEWIVKIVEENWQMFLRGAGMTLLISLVGTVIGAVIGLLAGVIRTIPAPGRTAQRVLLKSANFLLTVYIEVFRGTPMIVQAVVIYFGSALAFDFNMNVLTAAFIVVSVNTGAYMAEIVRGGILSVDKGQFEAAHAIGMNHMQMMANIILPQVIRNILPATGNQFVINIKDTSVLNVISVSELYFLTKSVAGNNFRYFESFFVACVIYFVMTFTVTRILRYFEKRLEGSKSYEMEPAR, from the coding sequence ATGAGCTTGGAATGGATCGTGAAAATTGTCGAAGAAAACTGGCAGATGTTCCTGCGAGGGGCAGGGATGACGCTCTTGATCTCCTTGGTGGGAACCGTGATCGGCGCCGTCATCGGTTTATTGGCGGGCGTGATAAGAACGATACCGGCGCCTGGGCGTACCGCCCAGCGAGTCCTGCTCAAGAGCGCGAACTTTCTTTTGACGGTATATATTGAAGTGTTCCGCGGCACACCTATGATTGTGCAGGCTGTGGTCATCTATTTCGGCTCGGCATTGGCTTTCGACTTCAACATGAATGTGCTCACCGCGGCTTTCATCGTCGTGTCCGTCAATACGGGGGCCTATATGGCGGAGATTGTCCGGGGCGGAATCCTGTCTGTCGATAAAGGACAGTTCGAAGCCGCTCATGCGATCGGCATGAATCACATGCAGATGATGGCCAACATTATTTTGCCGCAGGTCATCCGCAATATTTTGCCGGCGACAGGCAACCAATTCGTGATCAATATCAAAGACACCTCGGTCCTTAACGTGATTTCCGTCTCGGAGCTGTATTTCCTGACGAAATCGGTTGCGGGCAACAACTTCCGGTATTTTGAATCCTTCTTCGTCGCGTGCGTGATTTACTTTGTCATGACCTTTACCGTCACGAGAATTTTGCGCTATTTCGAAAAAAGGCTGGAGGGTTCCAAAAGCTACGAGATGGAACCCGCGAGATAA
- a CDS encoding DNA-3-methyladenine glycosylase: MNGIKPHADAAPIVLPVPEPFNYPAALAYLSRSSDEALYAVEGDSLVKLFARGGEEILVQVDYEEDGSGGSTAVRRLVAAFPMGDAPSPAMRRHIEAYMLEWFDLDRDLEPFYVLTESSDLLREAGRTFRGLRMIGIPDLFEAVCWAIIGQQINLAFAYTLKKRFTETFGRSVRWNGRDYWAFPEPAAVASLEPADIMALQMTGRKSEYLIGAARLVADGSLDKQSLLQAGWEGAESKLVAIRGIGLWTAHYVMMRCLRMPEALPAADVGLLNAIKAAGGMERRPTADEARELAKPWKGWEAYATFYLWRTLY, translated from the coding sequence ATGAACGGAATTAAGCCTCATGCGGACGCCGCGCCCATTGTCTTGCCTGTGCCCGAACCTTTCAATTACCCTGCCGCCTTGGCATATTTGAGCCGCTCCAGCGATGAAGCGCTCTATGCGGTGGAGGGGGATTCCCTGGTCAAGCTGTTCGCTCGGGGAGGCGAAGAGATTCTGGTCCAGGTGGACTACGAGGAGGACGGGAGCGGCGGCTCGACCGCTGTCCGCCGTCTCGTCGCCGCATTCCCGATGGGAGACGCCCCTTCTCCGGCGATGAGGAGGCATATTGAAGCCTACATGCTGGAATGGTTCGATCTGGACCGGGATCTGGAGCCGTTTTATGTCCTCACGGAAAGCAGCGATCTGCTGCGGGAGGCCGGCCGGACCTTCCGAGGACTGCGGATGATCGGCATCCCGGATCTGTTCGAGGCGGTCTGCTGGGCGATCATCGGGCAGCAGATCAATCTGGCGTTCGCTTACACGCTCAAAAAAAGGTTCACCGAGACGTTCGGCCGCTCCGTGAGGTGGAACGGACGCGATTATTGGGCTTTCCCGGAGCCGGCTGCGGTCGCTTCGCTGGAGCCGGCCGACATCATGGCGCTGCAGATGACCGGACGCAAGTCCGAATATCTGATCGGCGCCGCACGTCTGGTCGCGGACGGCTCGCTGGACAAGCAGTCGCTGCTCCAGGCGGGCTGGGAAGGAGCGGAAAGCAAGCTGGTCGCTATTCGCGGCATCGGCTTGTGGACAGCCCATTATGTCATGATGCGCTGCCTGCGCATGCCGGAGGCGCTGCCGGCCGCCGATGTCGGGCTGCTGAACGCGATCAAGGCGGCCGGCGGCATGGAGCGCAGGCCGACGGCGGACGAAGCCAGAGAGCTGGCCAAGCCATGGAAGGGCTGGGAAGCCTATGCGACTTTTTATCTATGGAGAACGTTGTATTGA
- a CDS encoding DinB family protein: protein MFASIEDFEKEWKAEAELTASVLDALTDESLARPAAANRRTLGAIAWHLAESIGYMASMGLDFTTADAGQSGSAAGIASEYRRVSRGIADAVRSAWSDEALLQKQEIGGELWANGASLRFTVMHQAHHRGQMTVLMRQAGLRVPDVYGPSYETWVEKGMAPLP from the coding sequence ATGTTTGCGTCTATCGAGGATTTTGAAAAGGAATGGAAAGCGGAAGCGGAGCTGACCGCAAGCGTACTGGACGCCCTGACCGATGAATCGCTCGCCCGGCCGGCAGCGGCGAACCGCCGCACGCTCGGAGCCATCGCCTGGCATCTGGCGGAGTCGATCGGTTACATGGCTTCAATGGGATTGGACTTCACGACAGCGGATGCCGGACAGAGCGGCTCCGCAGCCGGAATCGCCTCCGAATACAGGCGCGTCAGCCGCGGTATTGCCGATGCCGTCCGCTCCGCATGGAGCGATGAGGCTTTGCTCCAGAAGCAGGAAATCGGCGGCGAGCTCTGGGCGAACGGAGCTTCGCTCCGCTTCACCGTCATGCACCAGGCCCATCACCGGGGGCAGATGACGGTGCTGATGAGGCAGGCGGGCCTGCGCGTTCCGGATGTATACGGCCCGAGTTATGAAACCTGGGTGGAGAAGGGAATGGCGCCTCTGCCCTGA
- a CDS encoding helix-turn-helix transcriptional regulator, which produces MNIAGHRRVVPVQLQDRPLPVQLESIGFNPDQEPFHRGDGYPVYHWLQTLAGEGRVSWNGHAETLPPGSGLLLPPREAHSYRSGGGVWQTAYLTFAGPELPGLMASLALSSPALYRWEPGSPLDSLLLNSLELLEGQADPLGLESSQQAYRFLLALRTYSSTDEAAGVSQRLRQLEPLLSWLEANLHQPAIGLGDLAAAAGLSGRRLNTLFRSLFGLSPYAYLVRLRIRRARELLLSRPGEPLRVIAGQTGFRDVSHFIATFRRLTGDTPDRFRSGRA; this is translated from the coding sequence ATGAACATCGCCGGACATCGACGGGTCGTTCCCGTCCAGCTGCAGGACAGGCCTCTGCCGGTCCAGCTGGAGAGCATCGGCTTCAACCCGGACCAGGAGCCGTTCCATCGCGGAGACGGCTACCCGGTCTACCACTGGCTGCAGACGCTCGCCGGCGAAGGGCGCGTCTCCTGGAACGGCCATGCGGAGACGCTGCCGCCCGGCAGCGGACTGCTCCTGCCGCCGCGGGAAGCCCATAGCTACCGCAGCGGCGGCGGCGTCTGGCAGACGGCCTACCTGACCTTTGCCGGACCCGAGCTGCCGGGCCTCATGGCGTCGCTGGCGCTGTCCAGTCCGGCGCTCTACCGCTGGGAGCCCGGATCTCCTCTGGACAGTCTGCTGCTGAACAGCCTGGAGCTGCTGGAAGGCCAAGCCGATCCGCTCGGGCTGGAATCGTCCCAGCAGGCGTACCGGTTCCTGCTGGCGCTGCGCACTTACTCCAGCACCGACGAAGCCGCCGGCGTGTCGCAGCGGCTGCGCCAGCTCGAGCCTCTGCTGTCCTGGCTGGAGGCCAATCTCCACCAGCCGGCGATCGGGCTCGGGGATCTGGCCGCAGCCGCAGGCCTCTCCGGCCGCCGGCTCAATACGCTGTTCCGCAGCCTGTTCGGCCTGTCTCCCTACGCCTACCTCGTGCGGCTGCGCATCCGCCGGGCCCGCGAGCTGCTGCTCAGCCGTCCGGGCGAGCCGCTGCGAGTCATTGCGGGCCAGACCGGCTTCCGCGACGTCAGCCACTTCATCGCAACCTTTCGCCGCCTGACCGGCGATACGCCGGACCGATTCCGAAGCGGGCGGGCATGA